The sequence ACGGCTATACCAGTAATAGAAACCCAGGCGGGTGATGTCTCTGCGTACATCCCTACGAATGTTATTTCAATCACAGACGGCCAGATATATCTTGAAAGCGATCTGTTTTATGCGGGTATAAGACCCGCGGTCAATGTGGGACTTTCGGTATCAAGGGTTGGAGGTAATGCACAGGTCAAGGCGATGAAGCAGGTGGCAGGCAGATTAAGGCTTGAACTTGCCCAGTATAGAGAAATGGCAGCATTCGCGCAGTTTGCATCCGATCTCGATAAGGCAACACAAATGCAGCTTAACAGAGGTATGAGACTTACAGAACTTTTAAAACAACCGCAGTATAAACCTGCACCTGTTGAAGAACAGATAATGAGCATTTTTGCCGGTACAAACGGTTATTTGGATGACTATTCTGTTGATGCGATTAATAGATACGAAAAAGAGATGATAGAATTTGTTAAGAGCGAATACCCCGATCTACTTAAAACGATAAAAGAGAAAAAGGTGCTAAGCGATGATACCATAAAATCTATGAGAGCATCGCTTGATTCTTTCAAGCAGAAGTTTAATCCAAAAGGGTAAACATGCCAGCTTTTGAAACACTTAGGAAAAGAATTAAAACGGTATCGAATACGGAGAAGATCACGAAAGCAATGAAGATGATCGCTGCTGTAAAACTTAGGAAACTCCAGCAGCAGGCTGATAATTCACGTGCTTATGCTAACAACATAGAAGAGATTGTAAGAGAAATTACTGCTAAAATCGACACAACCTTACATCCTCTTATGAGAAAGCCGACTGAGATAAACAAGACATTGATTGTACTTATGTCGTCAGACAGAGGGCTTTGCGGCGGTTATAACAGTAATGTAAACAGGCTTGCGCTGCAGGCACTCAAAGAGTCTAAAGATAATAATACGGAACTTGAATTCATAACAATCGGTAAAAACGGCAGAGATATGCTGCGCAGATCCGGCGCAAAAATAAATCTTGATCTCAGCGGATCATCGGGCAACCCTAATTACAGTGAAGTAAGGGACATTTCAAGTGTTTGTATAAATGGTTTTGCGGACGGTGAATATGATGAAGTATCGCTGATCTATAATAGATTTATGTCCGTGCTTTCACAAAAACCGGTAGAAGAGATATTATTACCGCTGAGCAGGATTGTAGTGGAGCAGAGTGAGGCAGAGATTTTGGATCCAAAAATGCTTATTTATGAGCCTTCTCTGCAGGAGATACTTATGAGTCTGCTTCCGAGAATGATCGAAAGCAGGATATATCATGCACTGCTTGAATCAGCGGCAAGTGAGCATGCAGCAAGGATGACAGCAATGGATTCGGCAACAAACAATGCAAAAGACATGATTCAAAC is a genomic window of Deltaproteobacteria bacterium containing:
- the atpG gene encoding ATP synthase F1 subunit gamma, whose protein sequence is MPAFETLRKRIKTVSNTEKITKAMKMIAAVKLRKLQQQADNSRAYANNIEEIVREITAKIDTTLHPLMRKPTEINKTLIVLMSSDRGLCGGYNSNVNRLALQALKESKDNNTELEFITIGKNGRDMLRRSGAKINLDLSGSSGNPNYSEVRDISSVCINGFADGEYDEVSLIYNRFMSVLSQKPVEEILLPLSRIVVEQSEAEILDPKMLIYEPSLQEILMSLLPRMIESRIYHALLESAASEHAARMTAMDSATNNAKDMIQTLTLVMNKARQSTITKELMDIVNGAEAMR